A genomic segment from Nicotiana tabacum cultivar K326 chromosome 9, ASM71507v2, whole genome shotgun sequence encodes:
- the LOC107769611 gene encoding uncharacterized protein LOC107769611: MTVDTIHKADNGYSENVHGLSKQQLAARQVEIIDIASAASDYWSYIVGRSTVDLSKFKSARTGRGPLLKGWKDQCNPVMTAYKLVTIDVPYWGFGGKLEQALMAGERALFLESHRNCFAWIDEWFGLTTEMMHELERESDYSLNMKLGRPCSAERSWITPEESSIGGEKSVA; the protein is encoded by the exons ATGACCGTCGACACCATCCATAAAGCTGATAATGGATACTCTGAAAAT GTGCACGGTCTGAGCAAGCAACAACTAGCTGCCAGGCAGGTGGAAATTATCGATATTGCTTCAGCTGCAAGTGATTATTGGAGTTACATTGTGGGAAGAAGCACCGTCGATTTGTCTAAGTTCAAATCTGCTAGGACTGGTCGTGGGCCGCTCTTGAAGGGCTGGAAG GACCAATGTAATCCCGTTATGACAGCATACAAACTGGTTACAATAGATGTTCCATACTGGGGCTTTGGAGGAAAATTGGAGCAAGCTTTGATGGCG GGGGAAAGGGCTCTTTTCCTGGAAAGTCATCGTAATTGCTTTGCCTGGATTGATGAATGGTTTGGGTTGACGACAGAGATGATGCATGAGTTAGAGCGAGAAAGTGATTATTCGTTGAATATG AAACTTGGCCGGCCTTGTTCAGCTGAGAGGAGTTGGATAACACCAGAAGAATCTTCAATTGGAGGCGAAAAGTCTGTGGCATGA